In the genome of Carnobacterium pleistocenium FTR1, one region contains:
- a CDS encoding amidohydrolase, which translates to MKTLIKNSHILTMDDKRTEYSDGYLIIEDNAILEIGSYDQLVQKETEFDKVIDGDQTIAIPGMINTHTHIGMIPFRSLGDDCPDRLRRILFPLEIACMTKELAYHSGKYAIAEMQLAGITTFVDMYYFEDTLAQATDEMKSRAILGETVVDFPTCDTLIAHGGIDYAEKFIPKWLNHELITPAIAPHAPNTNDPEAIKEAAALAEKYGIPLIMHVAEMDYELNYFRKKYNTTPIGFLQSLKVLNPRFIAAHCIHLSDQDLQILKEEGVGVAHCIGANTKSAKGVARIKDMLELAIPVGLGTDGPSSGNTLDLFTQMKLTANFHKTTLHDRSVFPAKEIFAMATIEGAKVLNMANQIGSLEVGKRADIVLVETSSVNMFPIFDPYAALVYSANASNVQDVFINGTSVVRNKQLVNNNLSDLRSNLAAEMTDFSKKARELI; encoded by the coding sequence ATGAAGACTTTAATAAAAAATAGCCATATTTTAACAATGGATGATAAACGAACAGAATATTCTGATGGTTATCTAATAATAGAAGATAACGCAATCTTGGAAATTGGGTCATATGATCAATTAGTACAAAAAGAGACCGAATTTGATAAAGTAATTGATGGTGATCAAACCATTGCAATACCTGGAATGATAAATACTCATACTCATATTGGAATGATTCCTTTTCGCTCATTAGGAGATGACTGCCCTGATCGATTGCGTCGTATTCTATTTCCTCTAGAAATCGCCTGCATGACAAAAGAATTAGCATATCATAGCGGCAAATATGCGATTGCGGAAATGCAGTTAGCTGGTATTACAACGTTTGTAGATATGTACTATTTTGAAGATACTTTAGCACAAGCTACCGATGAAATGAAGTCACGAGCCATCTTAGGGGAAACAGTTGTTGACTTTCCGACTTGTGATACCCTAATAGCTCATGGCGGTATTGATTATGCTGAAAAATTTATTCCAAAATGGCTTAACCATGAATTGATCACACCGGCGATTGCCCCACATGCCCCGAATACTAATGATCCAGAAGCAATAAAAGAAGCTGCTGCGTTAGCAGAAAAATACGGCATTCCATTAATCATGCATGTAGCAGAAATGGATTATGAATTAAACTATTTTAGAAAAAAATATAACACTACACCAATTGGATTTTTACAGTCGCTTAAAGTTCTCAACCCTCGCTTTATTGCAGCCCACTGTATCCATTTATCAGATCAAGATTTGCAAATTTTAAAAGAGGAGGGTGTCGGTGTGGCTCACTGCATCGGAGCGAACACCAAGTCTGCTAAAGGAGTTGCTCGCATAAAAGATATGCTTGAATTAGCTATTCCAGTAGGTTTAGGAACAGATGGACCCAGTAGCGGCAACACACTTGATTTATTTACACAAATGAAATTGACTGCTAATTTTCATAAAACAACGCTCCACGATAGAAGTGTTTTTCCAGCTAAAGAAATTTTTGCAATGGCGACTATTGAAGGCGCAAAAGTATTGAATATGGCAAATCAAATTGGCTCTTTGGAAGTAGGGAAAAGAGCTGATATAGTATTAGTTGAAACAAGTTCTGTAAATATGTTTCCAATTTTTGATCCTTATGCAGCACTAGTTTATTCTGCGAATGCGTCAAATGTGCAGGATGTTTTTATTAATGGGACATCAGTTGTTCGAAACAAACAACTAGTAAATAACAATTTATCTGATTTGCGTTCAAACCTAGCAGCTGAAATGACAGATTTTTCAAAAAAAGCTAGAGAGTTAATTTAA